The genomic DNA tattaatatttttaaaaacaaaaaattttatttttgttgtaatcaaattcctcctattaaatattaatttttatacatgtcaaaatttaagattgataacttgacacatgtcaaaatcctgttaatgactaactttcaaaaccaaactttatataataggATAAGATTATCTGTatgatttcttttatgtttttgaataatggattttttttgtttggacgattcttttttctttagaattacaaaattttataatttacaacataataataagattttattattattttaataatttacaacataataaaattttgacacatgtcgcgatctatgaattagtaatttttacaatataataataagattttattattattttaataattttattagtttaataatCTACCACAGAGATTTTGACACATATCGCGATCTTATGAATtattaacttttgaaaccatattttatataataagatagattgtttgattttcattttagtatttcttttaaaaaaaaggaatcaaaatTCATGTTTCAACTTAAACCATGTGGGCCTTTCAAGCTGACAACACTGGACCCTTTTAAAAGCTCAAATTCGGTTTAGTATAGATGATATTTCAAATTAGGCCtcaatatagttttttttttgtttacaacaaTTTACATGTTACAGTCAAATTCTTATAAAGAAACGATTATGgtactaataaaattattagatcaaaatcaaacagaatgaagaaaaataaataactttatCTCGTTTCTGATCATTCTGATTCTGAGGTATAATATCCAAGAATCACAAATCAAGAAAGCTTCTACTCAGTATTGACCGAcccatttaataaaaattaaaatcagataaaaatccaaactttgaacatttttattaacctttCATTGATTTTgctaaacattttataaattagttaaaacGGAGTGGCTGCGATTACAGGACAATCACTATCTGTCATGGCCTACTACTCTGCATATCAACCTAAAGAGGAGTGAAAAACTCTGAATCATACAAGGATAGTACTCTGATTATGCAGCTTCTTAGAGACAAATCTCACTCTCTGGACTTCAGATATGACTGTAAGCATCAACACAATATACATTTGACATTGTTCACCATGTTCATCTTTCTGAGGAGACGGACAGACAAGTGAACCAGTGAAGAAGTTACTACTATACAGAAAAACCTCAAGAATCACAATCACCTGAATAGCTAGTGAAAAAGTGAAGAGCTACTCTTTGTTAAGGGCAAAGCAGAGAACTCCACGACACCTGAAAGTACAAAGACTGATCTTGTCGTCAGCTTTCAAGTTATTACATTTGACGATGTCGTTCAAACCTCAATTCAAAAAGTAAATGAACCTTCAGATCATCTAGTCACCGTACAGGACACGATTCCTTGTGAAGTCAAATGACTGAATGTTGCCAAAAAATTTTGAGAGCTGTCCAAATAATCATTTCCATCACACAGGTTATACTTCTACCGAAACCTAAACTTGTTTGTCATGATCTTATTGTTTCTCTCTGTGTATTGTGTTGATTATTTCTATCACAAAGGTATTGAACAGTGCAGTAATAACTAAAGtagacaaaacaaagagaccatatttatgaaaaaaatgtttcaattCAAACGAGAGAAAATATCTGAAACAACATTTGGTTTACACAAGTTACTACTAATAATAGAAAAGATGAACCCAACCGAGTTTAACATCAAAACCATAATAAACCCCCTTAATGTAGCTACCTAATTAACACTTCCTAGAAGTTATTACGTACCATAATCTCAAGTTCAATGACTCTGCAGAAGAAATAAGCTAAGATCAATCAAGTTACAACGTTTCAAGACACAAATCAAACATTATCAGATAGCAAATTAAGGAAGAAGCTTAGTATGTCTCAAGAGCAAAACAGAGTACTCCACGCCACCTGAAAGCCCAAAGACTGATCTTGTCGTCCTCTTTTAAGTCGTTACCCTTGACGACATCGTTCCACCCCCAATTCAAAGCGTAATTCAAGGTCCCGTGTCCACTGTCTTTCTCCATCGCCCATTTCTTAAAACGTACACCCCACTTTTGACATCTTTGGTTCACAAAAATCGCTCCAACACCAATATTCTCATCGTCGTTTTCCTTGTATTCGTCTTTATCTATGGCTCGAGACTCCCCTGGCGTCAAGAAATTGTTCCTGATGAGCTGCTGGAATGGGATTAAGAGACGACTCTGGCCTGATTTCACATCACTCGCTTTTAAACCCTTCTCAATGATCAGCAACGGGTTTGCGGCATCAGCTCTCATTCTTCTCATCACCTGAAAAATCCACTCCGGTGCATCTGAATCCGTCCTCCTTGGGAAAGAAGCAACCTTTGCTTTCTTGAAATTACCACTCTTCCTCTGCTGCACGGCACGCCTCTTGCGGCTTGTTGTGTTCTCCTTTAGGCATGGTTGGTAACTAGGGTTGTTCGTCTCTGTCTTCTCAGACTTAGCCGAGTTGTAACCGAGGAGTAACGAAGGGTTATTATAGCAACGAAGGTTCAGGAACGATGAAGACatagaagacgacgacgacccATCAAGATCATCCAAGTTTCGTCGTAGGTTTCTTACCAATCTCTTCATGTTCTTCTCAAAGAGTCTCGTCGCCTCATCACTCTCTCGGCGGTACTCGTAATCTTCATAGACAATCTTAGATTTCCCCTTCTTTGCACGCAGTAGCTTCGCATCATACACCACAGGATCATcaaaaaaactagggttttgtgtgtttttcgtCTCGTGATCATCGAGCGATGAAGAAGGAGACATTCTAGAAGTCCCATTAGGGTTTTGTGGTGTGTATCTTCTCTTCACCAAAGACGACCTTTTCTTCCTCgggaaaagatagaagaaactCTTCTCGCTATCTTCTTCTCCACGGCGACGACGTTGTTCTTCTTCCTGAACCATAACCGCAGTATCCGCAAGTAAAAACAAATTCGACCACATACCTGAATCCGTGAGATGATTCATACTCATGGTGATCAAATtgaaagaaactcaaaaagttGTGAGAGTGAAAGACGTGATCAGAAAGAAGGAAATTGTTattgagagaagagaaacaagcGAAACTGAAGAGGAAAAGGGGCTTCTCTTGCCTTATATACTTACATTAGGGgtagggttttttgttttttccattcttcttttgaGTTTAGTAGTTTAATTATTGTGATTAGTAACTAATTATAGCCGTTGTGATCAAGTTAATATAGATGATTAGGGTAATGTCTTAATTACGATTTAGACCCTATTTGGTATTTCCTTTTCCCcgagaatgagaagagaagtagtgaaaaaaatttaggaagttTCTTTGCAGCTTCgtttttgtttcatgtttttattgttgttgttgtgtatttaattttattaagtttatgtTCGACTTCATACAATAACATGCAATCCAAAACAGTTGATAGTCTCAAAAGTTTATTAATCTTTACAAACCAAAAACCGTATTGTCACAACTTTTCAATGAGACATTTCTACATAAAAACATGAGATTTGAACATATAATTGCATGAAAATAGCTGATGATAACCCAAAAAAGAACTTAAggtatataaaccaaaaatgtgGGAAGAATTCTCATTTTCCTATACCACGCAAGCCAAAACTAAAATAAGACATCTTATGAAAACAGAGGGAATAgtgttctttttgttcttcagattttctatttctttaatGATTTGAAAAATAACATAAGCATTTGTTTAGTCATAGTCATAGTAAATGTTAAATGAAAAGAGACAAAAGGTTATTTAACTAATAATGAAACAGTTTGAAATTCTAAACAAAGGAGGAAGATGAATAGAAAAGGCCGGTTTACTCTTTGCTCTTTATCTTATTCAATGCTCATTTGCTGCTCTCCTAATAACTTTGCTTCCATCTGAGCTCTATTCCATCTGGCGCGAGAATCTGAATTCGGGTTCTACATCCATCGCCCACGCAAACTTCTCCAAAAGAGACTTGGTGAATATCTACACAACACAGagaaacatataagaaaaaagactTGTATCTTTTTGTTCAGAAGACAACCATGTTTCTGGAAAAAGCTTTTACCTTTTCGATTGGCACTTCATGACGTTTGCACCATGCAACTGTGATCCTAGGATCCAGGTAATTGATCTTAGACGTGCCCAGTGCCACGGTTTTTAAGTCCTCTTTCGTATGCATATCTCGTTCCATTTTTTCGATCTTAACGTTCTGTTGAGCAATCTTCTTCTCCCACCTGCAATAGTTACATTCAAATGACGTAAATCTTAAAGAAGAGATAGATACAGATATCTTGGAGAAGTAGTAAGAGGGGAAAGTTATGTTACGCGTTTGGTTCTAAGTTTCTAAGCTTCTTCCCATCAGAACCTTCCAATGGTGGTTTTCCCTTTTTGGCCCGGTCAAGATTAGTTTTCAGCTCTTTAAGACCCTCCTACAGAATTATTAAATACAGACAAACGTAAGGGCATATAATGAATCCAAAAGAAAAGCACACAACTCCaaaaagttattaataaaacttCATAAGAGATTTGTACCCTGAGTTCTTCTAATCTCGCAGCCAATTTTTCAATTTGCGCACCATGTGACTTAGAAACAGTACGCTGATGATTACAGATTATGGCAACCTGAGAGTTTGAAGTATTTCATGAATCTGACACATGGGTTATGCACCGAACAAGAAATCACCAGGAGaatgaacaatttttttaccTCCTTGTTTGCTTTCTGATAAACTACTATTTTCTGAGTAACATCGCCatctttggtttcttgattcaACTGCCACACACATCAAAACGGACTACAGTTgtgaaaatgtaaaaggaaGACAATAAAGATGTATAAAATCTTGTAATTGGGTTTCTATAACTAAATTGAATAGCAGCATAAATCCAATGTAAACTCAAAAGATCAAGATTTAAAAACATACCATTGCATCCAATGTGATGGAAGCATTATATGTACGGAAAACTTTAGCTGTGAGACCAGGTACAAGTTCCTTCAGATGAGCATTCAGTTTACTTGTGTCTAACTCATCAAAAAGATCATCTGATTTGGATTTTCCTGGATAAGGCAAAAAAGAAAGCAAGTTACTTGAATCAGTCACAAGAATAAAATAACCTCTGATATAAAAATGTCAAGTCGATATCTCACCCGCCTGGAACTGTCCAATGGCTTTGTAAACAAGAGGCTCAACCTCGACTGTGTTCACATACTGGATTGAATCCTTACCAAGAAAGTCAAACTGGGTACATacaaagaaagattgaaatGTGTGAGATTGTAAGTCTTCTGCCCAGGATTAAATACATGTTATCCATTTTCACAAGTGTACTCGTTATATGAAATTAGTGTAAAACATCAAGGATCAAATTAAtacctttattttatttggaggAATACACTCCACATTTCCAACTTTTAAAGTACAACAACCAACAGTGTCCGCCTCATCATCATCCTAccaatcaaaaaagaaaatatgagatTTCTTCAGAAGACTTTCTTTTTTACGCGCCAATTATTTGTTAgaaatcattttcttttacaTAAGAACTTGCAAAATACTAGTTCAAAATTACCTTCTCATTTCCAGCCCTAAGCGCCAATTTATCAATGAGATATGTCGCCACAGCAATTTGCCTTGTTTTAACATCCTTGGCGGTAAAATTCTTGGTGTATGTTGTTCTAATATTATCTATATGGTCCTGCagtcaaaacaaatatattgcTAAAAAGGAGAAACAATGAAAGAGTAAGTACGAATCATAATGAAAGCTGCTTACCGTAAGATTCCTAGCTTTCTCGTATTTCTCTTTGTCGCTCAGCCCTTTCAGAGAACTGCTAGCTGCCAAAAATACATACTTGAATTCTTTCGGGTTAATAGGATCATTCCAGAAAGCTAGCCAGGTGACTGTGTTATCATGCTTTACTTCTTTCCAACTGCATAGTCACACAGCTCTCATGGCTTAGTAAGATCATTATATCatgtttttcaattttggaGAATAGCCATGGAAAAACAAGACCTTTCACCAGTGACTGGACATTCTGGAATAGGAGCATCTTTCCCGATATTTAAGGTGATCTCGCATGGACGGATACGCCTCTTTAATTTTCCCATCTGAAAAACAGACAGTCAGATGGTTTTGAAAGCGAAAACAGAATAGACCATGCCTTAACTGAAGCCACCGAAAACCGCAACATCAAGGTATGTTGTTTACAGAAACTAGTCTCTGAGAGACAAGACTAACCTTGGGATGTTCTCCACGGCCTCTGAAAAGCCCAGGCGGTTCAACTCTAAAATTACCAACCTGAAAGACAAACATAGGTTTGAGTCAGGAACTAGCTAGTGAGGAACTCTGTTTTGGGGGAAATGACAACGCGATGGGAAGAATTACCTTTTCTTTGACACCGTCAACAACAGCCCACATATATTTCTCTTCTAGCTTCAGTTTCTCCTCTTTAGCAGCTTTTTTTTCCTGTAACATGTCAATTACATCATGATATACGTCTCATCTTGAAAGTTGTTAACAATATCAAAACAGTTCTGGCACACAAATGTAGTCAGCCATTACACTTGaaattctcttttataaatTACCTCTGTGctcatttgtttcttcttctctttctcttccaaatGCCACTCATATATGGGAGTAAAGTCACATTCATCCAACTTCTGTATCACGTGTTTTTTGCCAAGCAATATTCGCCAGTCATTCCAGAAATTCTCCCTAAATTGAGGTTTATCATAATACTCTGTCTCTCTCATCACTGCAAACATAGTCGCAACCTGTATATCATCAACAAAGCATCAGCATGGATAACAATGGTTTCTTGGAATGACATAAGAAAGCACTCTAGATATTGAAATGGATCAGTTAAGTTAAGAAACGGGTTTATAACATTTATCAGTAAGATTGAGAACGTGGATTGAGAGGACAACCTCTTCTTGTTCAATAGTTAGGTCAACAGGCTTCCCCTTGTACAAAATCTTAATGCCGTGAGGCTTGTATGGTGGTGGNNNNNNNNNNNNNNNNNNNNNNNNNNNNNNNNNNNNNNNNNNNNNNNNNNNNNNNNNNNNNNNNNNNNNNNNNNNNNNNNNNNNNNNNNNNNNNNNNNNNNNNNNNNNNNNNNNNNNNNNNNNNNNNNNNNNNNNNNNNNNNNNNNNNNNNNNNNNNNNNNNNNNNNNNNNNNNNNNNNNNNNNNNNNNNNNNNNNNNNNNNNNNNNNNNNNNNNNNNNNNNNNNNNNNNNNNNNNNNNNNNNNNNNNNNNNNNNNNNNNNNNNNNNNNNNNNNNNNNNNNNNNNNNNNNNNNNNNNNNNNNNNNNNNNNNNNNNNNNNNNNNNNNNNNNNNNNNNNNNNNNNNNNNNNNNNNNNNNNNNNNNNNNNNNNNNNNNNNNNNNNNNNNNNNNNNNNNNNNNNNNNNNNNNNNNNNNNNNNNNNNNNNNNNNNNNNNNNNNNNNNNNNNNNNNNNNNNNNNNNNNNNNNNNNNNNNNNNNNNNNNNNNNNNNNNNNNNNNNNNNNNNNNNNNNNNNNNNNNNNNNNNNNNNNNNNNNNNNNNNNNNNNNNNNNNNNNNNNNNNNNNNNNNNNNNNNNNNNNNNNNNNNNNNNNNNNNNNNNNNNNNNNNNNNNNNNNNNNNNNNNNNNNNNNNNNNNNNNNNNNNNNNNNNNNNNNNNNNNNNNNNNNNNNNNNNNNNNNNNNNNNNNNNNNNNNNNNNNNNNNNNNNNNTGAAATGGATCAGTTAAGTTAAGAAACGGGTGTATAACATTTATCAGTAAGATTGAGAACGTGGATTGAGAGGACAACCTCTTCTTGTTCAATAGTTAGGTCAACAGGCTTCCCCTTGTACAAAATCTTAATGCCGTGAGGCTTGTATGGTGGTGGGAATATTACACCGTTGTGCACCAAGGTAGTCCATTTTCTCTGCCCATCTCCGGAGGAAGGTAATGATTTCGAAGACGTAGAATATTTTGAGTCCTTCGTTACTTTCTTAGAGTTTTTGGTCATTGCTTTGGACCGAGGAGAAACGACTCTTGTCACTTTTGGCTTTGCAGCTGATGAAGTCGAACTTAGTTTTACTGCTTTAGGCTTTGCAGCTGATGTTTTACTGTTGGAGGAATCTGATTTTAATCTCTTGGATATtggaagatcatcatcatcatcagttccaTCTTCTCTGGTAGATAACTGTTTAGCTTTCATTGGTTTAGGTGAAACCAAAACCCTTCCCTTATCATCTGACTCTTTTTTGACAGAATCTTGTTTCATTTTCACCGAAGTAGGTGAAGCTGATACCTTGGCCTTCTTCAAGGAAGATTGATTTGGTGAACTATCCTTCTCCAGAGGTCTCTTACCTAATACCTTACTGTTCGGCACTTCATTCTTAAGTGTGGGACCATTCTGATGCAACTTTTTAGCCAAAGGTTTCTTTTCATCAATAGAGACCTGTTTGGCCCCTGACATTCCACTATCATTCTTCTTCCGACACATTATTAACGAGATTGGAGCTTCATCATCTGACTCATCTTTTCTGCTTCCGTTTGCTCTATCAAGAGGCCGATCACCagtattctttttttctggCTGCGGTAAAGAAACCTGCCGTGAAGAACTTGGCCCTTTATTTGGCCGACTGGAATTTCTAGATCGTATCAAACTTATAGGTTTATCATCATCCTCAGAATCCTCATGCTCACTTTTACATTCAGACTGATCTTTATGTGACTGGCTCCTATCCTTAATAGTAGAGGGAGTATCATTCCGCAATGGTGACTTTGCTGGTGAAGCCTTAGAAGAACATAATGGCACAGAGGATTTCACTGTAGAAGTTCTATTCGAAGGAGTGGTTCCATTTGGGCTAGTCACAGGCGATCTCATAGGTGAAACCTTGCTGGAAGG from Camelina sativa cultivar DH55 chromosome 2, Cs, whole genome shotgun sequence includes the following:
- the LOC104755262 gene encoding putative B3 domain-containing protein At5g35780, which produces MSMNHLTDSGMWSNLFLLADTAVMVQEEEQRRRRGEEDSEKSFFYLFPRKKRSSLVKRRYTPQNPNGTSRMSPSSSLDDHETKNTQNPSFFDDPVVYDAKLLRAKKGKSKIVYEDYEYRRESDEATRLFEKNMKRLVRNLRRNLDDLDGSSSSSMSSSFLNLRCYNNPSLLLGYNSAKSEKTETNNPSYQPCLKENTTSRKRRAVQQRKSGNFKKAKVASFPRRTDSDAPEWIFQVMRRMRADAANPLLIIEKGLKASDVKSGQSRLLIPFQQLIRNNFLTPGESRAIDKDEYKENDDENIGVGAIFVNQRCQKWGVRFKKWAMEKDSGHGTLNYALNWGWNDVVKGNDLKEDDKISLWAFRWRGVLCFALETY
- the LOC104731642 gene encoding DNA topoisomerase 1 alpha-like isoform X3 gives rise to the protein MGTETVSESVMDNGYEDSDDDKPLVFKRKINVASNSNQSKSVPQRSKAVPSSKVSPMRSPVTSPNGTTPSNRTSTVKSSVPLCSSKASPAKSPLRNDTPSTIKDRSQSHKDQSECKSEHEDSEDDDKPISLIRSRNSSRPNKGPSSSRQVSLPQPEKKNTGDRPLDRANGSRKDESDDEAPISLIMCRKKNDSGMSGAKQVSIDEKKPLAKKLHQNGPTLKNEVPNSKVLGKRPLEKDSSPNQSSLKKAKVSASPTSVKMKQDSVKKESDDKGRVLVSPKPMKAKQLSTREDGTDDDDDLPISKRLKSDSSNSKTSAAKPKAVKLSSTSSAAKPKVTRVVSPRSKAMTKNSKKVTKDSKYSTSSKSLPSSGDGQRKWTTLVHNGVIFPPPYKPHGIKILYKGKPVDLTIEQEEVATMFAVMRETEYYDKPQFRENFWNDWRILLGKKHVIQKLDECDFTPIYEWHLEEKEKKKQMSTEEKKAAKEEKLKLEEKYMWAVVDGVKEKVGNFRVEPPGLFRGRGEHPKMGKLKRRIRPCEITLNIGKDAPIPECPVTGESWKEVKHDNTVTWLAFWNDPINPKEFKYVFLAASSSLKGLSDKEKYEKARNLTDHIDNIRTTYTKNFTAKDVKTRQIAVATYLIDKLALRAGNEKDDDEADTVGCCTLKVGNVECIPPNKIKFDFLGKDSIQYVNTVEVEPLVYKAIGQFQAGKSKSDDLFDELDTSKLNAHLKELVPGLTAKVFRTYNASITLDAMLNQETKDGDVTQKIVVYQKANKEVAIICNHQRTVSKSHGAQIEKLAARLEELREGLKELKTNLDRAKKGKPPLEGSDGKKLRNLEPNAWEKKIAQQNVKIEKMERDMHTKEDLKTVALGTSKINYLDPRITVAWCKRHEVPIEKIFTKSLLEKFAWAMDVEPEFRFSRQME
- the LOC104731642 gene encoding DNA topoisomerase 1 alpha-like isoform X1, which codes for MGTETVSESVMDNGYEDSDDDKPLVFKRKINVASNSNQSKSVPQRSKAVPSSKVSPMRSPVTSPNGTTPSNRTSTVKSSVPLCSSKASPAKSPLRNDTPSTIKDRSQSHKDQSECKSEHEDSEDDDKPISLIRSRNSSRPNKGPSSSRQVSLPQPEKKNTGDRPLDRANGSRKDESDDEAPISLIMCRKKNDSGMSGAKQVSIDEKKPLAKKLHQNGPTLKNEVPNSKVLGKRPLEKDSSPNQSSLKKAKVSASPTSVKMKQDSVKKESDDKGRVLVSPKPMKAKQLSTREDGTDDDDDLPISKRLKSDSSNSKTSAAKPKAVKLSSTSSAAKPKVTRVVSPRSKAMTKNSKKVTKDSKYSTSSKSLPSSGDGQRKWTTLVHNGVIFPPPYKPHGIKILYKGKPVDLTIEQEEVATMFAVMRETEYYDKPQFRENFWNDWRILLGKKHVIQKLDECDFTPIYEWHLEEKEKKKQMSTEEKKAAKEEKLKLEEKYMWAVVDGVKEKVGNFRVEPPGLFRGRGEHPKMGKLKRRIRPCEITLNIGKDAPIPECPVTGESWKEVKHDNTVTWLAFWNDPINPKEFKYVFLAASSSLKGLSDKEKYEKARNLTDHIDNIRTTYTKNFTAKDVKTRQIAVATYLIDKLALRAGNEKDDDEADTVGCCTLKVGNVECIPPNKIKFDFLGKDSIQYVNTVEVEPLVYKAIGQFQAGKSKSDDLFDELDTSKLNAHLKELVPGLTAKVFRTYNASITLDAMLNQETKDGDVTQKIVVYQKANKEVAIICNHQRTVSKSHGAQIEKLAARLEELREGLKELKTNLDRAKKGKPPLEGSDGKKLRNLEPNAWEKKIAQQNVKIEKMERDMHTKEDLKTVALGTSKINYLDPRITVAWCKRHEVPIEKIFTKSLLEKFAWAMDVEPEFRFSRQME
- the LOC104731642 gene encoding DNA topoisomerase 1 alpha-like isoform X2, with the protein product MGTETVSESVMDNGYEDSDDDKPLVFKRKINVASNSNQSKSVPQRSKAVPSSKVSPMRSPVTSPNGTTPSNRTSTVKSSVPLCSSKASPAKSPLRNDTPSTIKDRSQSHKDQSECKSEHEDSEDDDKPISLIRSRNSSRPNKGPSSSRQVSLPQPEKKNTGDRPLDRANGSRKDESDDEAPISLIMCRKKNDSGMSGAKQVSIDEKKPLAKKLHQNGPTLKNEVPNSKVLGKRPLEKDSSPNQSSLKKAKVSASPTSVKMKQDSVKKESDDKGRVLVSPKPMKAKQLSTREDGTDDDDDLPISKRLKSDSSNSKTSAAKPKAVKLSSTSSAAKPKVTRVVSPRSKAMTKNSKKVTKDSKYSTSSKSLPSSGDGQRKWTTLVHNGVIFPPPYKPHGIKILYKGKPVDLTIEQEEVATMFAVMRETEYYDKPQFRENFWNDWRILLGKKHVIQKLDECDFTPIYEWHLEEKEKKKQMSTEEKKAAKEEKLKLEEKYMWAVVDGVKEKVGNFRVEPPGLFRGRGEHPKMGKLKRRIRPCEITLNIGKDAPIPECPVTGESWKEVKHDNTVTWLAFWNDPINPKEFKYVFLAASSSLKGLSDKEKYEKARNLTDHIDNIRTTYTKNFTAKDVKTRQIAVATYLIDKLALRAGNEKDDDEADTVGCCTLKVGNVECIPPNKIKFDFLGKDSIQYVNTVEVEPLVYKAIGQFQAGKSKSDDLFDELDTSKLNAHLKELVPGLTAKVFRTYNASITLDAMLNQETKDGDVTQKIVVYQKANKEVAIICNHQRTVSKSHGAQIEKLAARLEELREGLKELKTNLDRAKKGKPPLEGSDGKKLRNLEPNAWEKKIAQQNVKIEKMERDMHTKEDLKTVALGTSKINYLDPRITVAWCKRHEVPIEKIFTKSLLEKFAWAMDVEPEFRFSRQME